One window of the Anopheles cruzii chromosome 2, idAnoCruzAS_RS32_06, whole genome shotgun sequence genome contains the following:
- the LOC128278477 gene encoding transcription factor HES-4-B-like gives MEKKRRARINHYLNDLKGLLLDAMKKDPVRHSKLEKADILDLTVKHLQDLERRRFAVAMAVDPSVPEKFATGYRECIDEISKYFDSLGPALDDGLKGRVRKHLESCLSFPPKLPAGSLGRLPGLAGVPLNSPDDINNNHALLNRTLANNLSLLSFPGAGLGFGPASVPPGIDLGPFNPFPFFSPFQRPAGHQIPFPGYTREPGQEKRDLRSDTKPSLNLVPSPPVSPSDGADGDSTSTTTDFDVSLRTPVAKGATAGGAHHMEQLLAIFPTPPSPEDRSAGERFGKLDHHGESSPFVPTGAAAASAGLRPSKMNVDALEESVREAGSESESDDSLDDQGQQQPGSDPDGGAGGAGGGEMWRPW, from the exons ATGGAGAAAAAGCGCCGGGCACGGATCAACCATTACCTCAACGATCTCAAGGGACTACTGTTGGACGCGATGAAGAAGGAT CCCGTGCGTCACTCGAAGCTGGAGAAGGCGGACATCCTCGACCTGACGGTGAAGCATCTGCAGGACCTCGAACGGCGCCGGTTCGccgtggcgatggcggtggacCCGTCGGTGCCGGAAAAGTTCGCCACCGGCTACCGGGAGTGTATCGACGAGATATCGAAGTACTTCGATTCGCTCGGTCCAGCCCTTGACGACGGCTTGAAGGGTCGGGTCCGGAAGCACCTGGAAAGCTGCCTTAGCTTCCCACCGAAGCTACCCGCCGGGTCGTTGGGCCGCTTGCCAGGATTGGCCGGGGTGCCGCTGAACTCCCCGGAcgacatcaacaacaaccacgCGCTGCTAAACCGGACGCTTGCCAACAATCTGTCGCTGCTGTCGTTCCCGGGCGCCGGTCTCGGCTTCGGTCCCGCATCGGTCCCGCCGGGGATTGACCTCGGCCCGTTCAATCCGTTCCCATTCTTCAGCCCTTTCCAGCGACCGGCGGGCCACCAGATACCGTTTCCCGGTTACACCCGAGAACCGGGCCAGGAGAAGCGGGATCTACGAAGCGACACGAAACCCTCCCTCAACCTCGTTCCCAGCCCCCCGGTCAGTCCGTCAGACGGGGCGGACGGAGACAgcacgtcgacgacgaccgacTTCGACGTAAGCCTCCGGACGCCCGTGGCGAAGGGGGCGACAGCTGGCGGCGCCCATCACATGGAACAGTTATTGGCCATCTTCCCGACACCTCCGTCGCCCGAAGATCGGTCTGCGGGCGAGCGGTTCGGAAAGTTGGATCATCACGGCGAGAGTTCACCGTTCGTGCCGACGGGggctgccgccgcctccgctGGACTTCGACCATCGAAGATGAACGTGGATGCCCTGGAGGAATCGGTTCGGGAAGCCGGAAGCGAAAGTGAGTCGGATGACAGTCTCGACGACCAAGGTCAGCAGCAACCAGGAAGCGACCCTGACGGTGGTGCcggaggagcaggaggaggagaaATGTGGAGACCTTGGTag